The sequence below is a genomic window from Aureispira sp. CCB-E.
TTTGGATGTTTTGGAAGGTTACCATGTTGCAGAAAAACAAATGACAAAGCAATTGAGAGAAATGGCTAGTGAAGCTTTAGGGGGAGATACACAAAGAGGCTTGTCGATCAATGTACAGCGTTGGGGGCAGACTTTTAAGCATATTATTTTACCCGTTTGGATTTGTTCTTATATTTACAACGACAAAACCTATCACTTTGCAGTTAATGGTCAGACAGGAAAAATTAGTGGAACGAAGCCTACATCTTGGTTTAAAGTAGCTGGATTAGTTCTATTGATTGTCGCAATTATTGCATTGATTGTATTCTTTGCTCGATAGTGATATGGTAAAAGCATTATAAAAAAATAGATCAAATCAATGAAAAAGTTATTGGTAGTTTACCTTCTTTTACTTAGTTATTGGGGGAGCTTTGGGCAAGATAATTCAACTACATTTTCCTCTCCATACCGTCTATCTTGGGCAGTGGATGTTCCAATTATCACTACAGCAGTAGGCGCAGGGGTAACTTATTTAATCTTGGATAGCCAAACACCTGTTTTGTCAGAAAGTTATATCAATTCTTTGAACCGAAGGGATGTGTGGGGCGTAGATCAAGCAGCGACTTATAACTGGTCGATGCCAGTGGCGAGGGTTAGCGATGTTTTTTTGTATACAAGTTTTGCGGTACCGTTTACATTGTTAGCAGATCGCAAGGTTCGCAAAGATTATTTAAAAATTGGATTGATGTATGCTGAAACGATTGCTTTGACAGGAGCTTTGACTAGTTTGACCAAAAATATCGTTAGACGTCCTCGTCCATTTGTGTACAACGAAAATGTTGCTCTGCATTATAAACAAGAAAAAGATGCCCAATATGCTTTCTTTTCTGGGCATACCTCTATGACGGCAGCAATGTGTTTTATGACGGCTAAAATTTTTCAAGATTATAACAAAGGAAGCAAAGCTATTCCTTGGGTATGGGCAGCAGCAGCTACTTTTCCTGCCGTAACAGGGGTGTTGAGGCAACAGGCAGGCAAGCATTTTTGGACAGATGTGGTAACAGGTTATTTAGTAGGGGCGGCAATTGGTTTTTTAATTCCTGAATTGCATCGAATTGATTTGTTTCAGAAAAAGAAAGCTGTTAAACCTTCTGTGAGTTTTTAAAAGGCAAAAAAGTTGATTACTAAAAAGATAGAAAGGGCAATAGTAATAATAAGAGGATAAAATAATAAAAATAAAATAACTTTGAAGCTGGTTTTGATTGCTGATTGTTGATAAGCGTTTTTTAACGAAAGAATAAAATAAACGCCAATAACAATTAAAGTATATAGGATAGGACCAAGTAGGTGATTGTTGTTAATTAATAAGTAAATAAACAAGATCGTACAAGCCATAAAGATAAACGTATGAAGGTGCAATGCATATACGATGTGCTCAATATAAGTTCTCTCGCGTCGTATGTATAATGATTTTAGTAGCAGCGCAATAAATGGGATGGAAACTAAAATAATCCAAGAAATATGGCTTAGCAAGTAAATTTGAAAATTTCCTGGTGTCTTGATTGCCTTAGATAGTTGTATGACAAATTGTTTTTGAAAGAAACCTCTTATGTTGTACTTGTTAATAATTTCTTCCCCATCTAGCTTGTATAAATCTTCCATAAGAATATTATCGTCGCTCCCAAAGGAAAGAAATGAGTTGCCAAGTCCCTTTAATATATTGTTTTGATCTAATAGACTATCAATCATTTGGTGGTCAGTAGAATCTGGAAAGGCAAGAAAAAATTGCGTGCGAAGGGAGTCTTTATACAATTCAATCTGGACATTCTTATCCATATCTTGTCCAAATTTTTGGAGGTCAGCAAGGACAAAGTTGAGCAGAATAAAGGCAATAGTTAACCCAAATAAAAATAAACGAATGGGAGTGTAATAGAGTTGGCGTCTACCTTTTGTATATTCTCTAGTTAACTTACCAGGAGAAAATATTAATCCACCATATGTGCGAAAAAACTTGGAATCTAATGAAAATAAATTAGAAAAAAAATCTCCTACTAGTTCTTTAAAAGAAAGTGGTTTGGTAATCTTTTTTTGTCCACAAACACTGCAAAAATTAGAGCCTTCATCAACTAAGCAATGGCAACTTTGGCATAAGTGTTTGGTTGGTTTCATTGGATACGGTTATTAGAATGGAGTAGTAGCGTAGCTAACTGTAGAATTAATACATTGCATTTAACTCGAATATACTCAAACTAATTTTTATTTAGTAAACTTCTAACAATTAAGTAATCGTTCATAAAAATTTATAGGCAAAATAGAATTCTTTTTGCACTGTTCTTCATCAAAAAATCTCGTTTTAGCCCACTAAAACTTCAATTTTTTTCTTTGAACAGCACTAAAAACAATTACATTTTTAACTATACTTTTTTCTGTCCACTTACTTAAATACTTCTATCTTTGTATAGAAAAAACATGGATGGTCTCAAAATACGAGACCGCTACGCCAGACAATTTGCAACACTATTCATATAGTCGGTGTCTATTTACAATACTTCATGGATTTTTTATCTTTTTGGTAACTAAGCTTGCCGAGTAGGCTTGTGCTAGTAGCACAAAAGCCCAAGCTCGTGACCAGAGGGAACTAGCCTTGCGCTCTCATGAGCGAACCGAGCATAGCGAGCTCACGACCGAAGGGAGTAACAAAGCGAATAATAATCAACGGAGTATTATTTATTATCATCAAGATAAATCTGTCAATGTACCGAATACTCATTATCTTATTATTTATAGTCAATAGAACAAATGTACAAGCTCAAAATGTTGTAGAGCCTTACGCATTTTCTTGCCATTCAGGGTTTTATCAGTTGGTTGATAATCAGTTGCATATTTTGTCCGTAAATGCGAAAGGAGAAATACTTTGGGTACCCATACTCCCTCGATTTGAACGCTCTCTAAGTGCATTAGCGTACTGTACAGACGATGGCTTGCTGTATAGTTTTGATACCACCACACATGAATTACTTCGCATTTATCAATCTGGCGCTATACAGCCTTTATGGGTTCCTATTGATGAAAGAAATGGCAATCCATTATCTGTTCAATTAACTAAAGGTGCATTGATTGAGGGGATTTTTTGTGCCTATGCTCCTCAAGAAGATAGTTTGTATTGGGTGGATATACAGACAGGACGATTTACCAAAAGTAGAAATCCGATGAGAGGGGCTTTGACAAATTTATCTTATCATCCAATTAAAAAGGTTTTATATAGTATTGGTGTAAAGTCCAGAATACAATATTTGGATTTATACACCAAAGAAGTGGTTATTGGAAAACAAGTCTATGACTTACCAACAGGACATACAAGGGAGCAAGCCAATACATGGATGACGAAGGATGGACGTATGTTTATGACACGCAAAGGGGGAAGCTATTTTGTGGAAATTAATGAAAAAGAAAATGTATTTTATCATTATAATAACCCTTTGGATAAAACGATAGGAGATGGGACTAGTTGCCCAAATGCTTCTCCGCCTGTTTTTATACAATCAGATGTTTTGGAATTGCAATTAGACATTCCTAAGCTGGATCGAGTGATGTTGCGTTGGATTGGTGTACATGAATATAGCAACGAAGACTATGTTATAGAGCACAGTACAGATCATCAACAGTGGTCTAAAGCGAGTGAAAAGCCTAGTATAGGAATCAATAATTTTCAAAACCCTTATGGTGCTCGGTTGGTTTTTGATCAAGAGAAGGACAATTATTATCGTCTAAAAAAAGAGTATCAAGATGGGAATCGGTTGGCTTATAGCCCCACTGTATTTATTGCCAAGCAGCCGACAGAGCATAGAGTGGTATTGTCTCCTCAATTAGTATTAGATCAAATTAACTTAGCACTATACATACGTGCCGATAGAGGGGAAGTGTTGGAAGTTGTTATCAAAAATTCATTGAATCAAGTAGTTGTTAGAAGAACTTATCAGATGTACACTACGGAAGCGACTTTTGATTTGACAGTAGAAGAATTGCCGACAGGATTGTATTGGGTACAGATTAGTAGTAAAAACCATCAACAGCAGGAGTGGATTTGGGTTGATTAGAATGAAAAAATGCCTAAAACTTTGGACTAGAATCCTTTTCCAAGCTTAGGCAAATATTTTTATTATTTGGTTCTAACTCTTTGGTAGCACCTAAATAAGGACTGGCTAAAAAGGAATGTAGGACATGGCTCCTAAGACAACTCCTGTAACTTTTCCAATTAAACCAATAATGGTATTACCTTGGATAAATTCTTTGGTTTGATCCTTTAATTGATTTTTCATTTGTTCGTTGAGCATTTTCATAGGATCTTGTCCTAATGGCTCTGTTGTTAAGTTGTCTTCTATTTCTGGGTTAATAATAATAGTCGTTTCTTGTCCTTCCGAGTCGGTAGTGGTAATTCTATTGTCAACATTGACTTTCGCAGGATTATTAATGCGTTTGATGCCAAACCAAATGAAGGTGAAAATTAAAATTCCAGGTAGAAATAAATCTAGTTTCAAATCCATTCCATTAAAGAAAACAACCCCCATCCACAAAGCTGCAAATCCATGAAATATAGCTGTTGTAAAGCCAATAGGATGTGCCAGTTTGATCGAAAACTGTAACAAGTTGACAGGAGACTTATTGCCCGTAAAACCCCAGTAAATTCTGGAAAAGAGCATAATTAAAAGCATTCTCAAAAAGAAAGCAACTAAAGGTATTATGGTAAAAGCCATAAATAGTGTTAATAGATAACCAATGGCGGAATAAAACATGATTTTAGATATTGTTATGAGAAATAGCCCTAAAGGTATAAAATTAATTCAATTGTTTTGATAATGTTTATTAGAACAATAAAACAAGGCAAAAGTTTCCGAATTATATCTATTAGTCAAATCTTTGAAAATAAGAACTTTAGAATAGTTTAGGGAAAAGGTCTTTTAGTTGTAAAAAAAAACGTACCTTTGCGGTCAATTTAAGCATGTTCTTAATGCGCTTTTGCTTTATGGTTTTTTTGAGTACGGGGGAATTAAGCGGCTATATTTAATTTTTAGTACTTCGTAGCTTTATTGCTCTGCTATCACAGCAACAAAAAAGCATCTTTGTGTCAATTTTCTTTACGAAGTATTGTATTTTTACACGTTGAAACAGAAAAAATGTCAACATTTGAGGATTTGGGGTTAACCCCCAATGTATTAAAAGCTCTAGATGATTTAGGATTTGAAAATCCAACAAAAGTACAAGAGCAAGCTATTCCCTTTGTCTTAGAGTCTGACCAAGATTTGGTTGCTTTGGCTCAAACAGGGACAGGCAAAACCGCCGCATTTAGCCTACCCATTATTCATAAATTAGATAAAAAATCCAGAACCATTCAGGCTTTGGTATTGTGTCCTACGCGTGAGTTGTGTATCCAAATAGCCAAAGATATTGCCGATTATACAAAATATGAAAGAGGGATTGAGACTGTTTCTGTTTATGGAGGAGCGCCAATAGATGGGCAAATTCGTCAATTGAGAAAAGGTTGTCATATTGTTGTAGGCACACCTGGGCGTGTTCGAGATCTTATTGAACGTCGCAAATTAGATATTAGTGGTATCAATTTCTTGGTGTTGGATGAAGCCGATGAAATGTTGACAATGGGTTTCAAAGATGAGTTGGATGCTATTTTGGCTTCTACTCCCGAAGACAAGCAAGGGCTATTATTCTCAGCAACCATGCCTAGAGAAATTGATGCAATTGCAGAAAATTACATGCGTAATCCCGAAAAAATTGAGGTAAGTTCAAGAAACTCTGCCAATTTAGACGTTAAACATGTTTACTGCGTTGCTCGTTCTTCGGATCGTTATCGTGCGTTAAAACGCATCGCAGATATTTCTCCTGAAATGTATGGAATCGTTTTTTGTCGTACTCGTGCAGAAACCAAAGAGGTGGCAGATTGGTTGATGGCGGATGGTTATTCAGCAGATGCGCTACATGGGGACTTGTCACAAGCTCAGCGTGATTATGTAATGGGGCGTTTCCGCAAGAAAAATATTCAATTATTGGTAGCAACTGATGTTGCTGCTCGTGGTATTGATGTGAACAACTTGACGCATGTTTTGCATTACAAAATCCCAGATCAACTTGAGAATTATATTCACAGAAGTGGTCGTACAGGACGTGCTGGAAACAAAGGAACTTCTATTGCTTTGCTAACAGCCAAAGAAACGCATAAGATTCGTATCTTAGAAAAGAAAATTGGTCAAAAATTTGAACGTCGATTGATACCCACGGGAGAGCAAGTTTGCGAAAAACGTATGTACACGACGATTAATAAGATTGCAACTACTGAAGTTGACCCTAGTATTGAGAAGTTTTTGCCAACAGTATACGAACAACTTTCAAACTTCTCAAAAGAAGAAATTCTTCAAAAATTTGTTACTCTAGAGTTTGAGCGTTTCTTGAGTTACTACAAAAATGCACCAGATCTAAACATAACACCAGGAAAAGAAGGTAGACGTTCGCGTGAAGATCGTAGAAGACGTGACCGTGGTGACAACTCTAGTTTTGCTCGTTTTTATGTCAATGTTGGGTCGAAACACAAAATGACTGCTCCTAGAATGATTGGGCTGATCAATGACAGTTTAAGAGTAAAAGGTGTTGAAATTGGAAAAATCGAAATCATGAAAGGGTTTTCCTTTTTTGAAATTGATAAGGCATACGAAGATAAGATGTTGGCTAGTTCTAGCAAAAATAAGATAGCTGGTGTTGACGTATTGATTGAGCGTACATCAGACCGAAGAGAGGGAAGAAGAGATGGTAGCAGTAGAGGTCGTTCTGGTGGCGGCGGAAAATTTAAGAGAAATAAAGAAGGGAAATCAAGAGATGGGGGAAGAAGTGGCAAACGTGGGAAGTCTTTTAAATCAAAGAAAAAACGTTATTAGATATTTGAAGAATAATTTTTTTCAATAGTTCGTTGAAACCACGCAGTAGCAGCGCAGCTAAACTTTATTAGTTTGATAATTAGCAAATTGTGCTTTTGTTGCGTTTTGTGTTAAAGTTTTGGTTATCAAACTAATATAAATGTGCTTTTTTATCTTTTTGGTAAAAAAGTAAAAAACTAAGCTTGCGCCCTCATGAGCGTAGCGAACTAATCAACGAACTACTATTTTTTAACAACTTCTAAAAAGTCTAAAGAAACGATTCTATAAAAAATAGAAAAATGCCTCTACTTCTCAGAAAGAATAGAGGCATTTTTAGTATTAAATTTTATATAGTAGCAAAGCTAACTATTGAGTATTAAGGTGCTTTTTTGACAATACGCTCCGTTGCCATAATTTCGCCTGTACTATTTTGAACTTTGATTAAATAAGTTCCCGCAGGATAAGCTTCTAAGTCAATTCTTTTAGTGTTAATACCAGGAGTAGTTTGATAAAACGTTTCTGATACTGTTTTTCCAAGCACATCAATAATAGAGATATGAAGTGTTTCTTCTTTAGTGGAACTAAATTGGTAACTGACAACGCCCAATGTTGGATTAGGGAAAAATACCTGAGTTCCCTTTAGACCATTGACATTGATCGCAATGATTTTTGAATAGGTATAGGTGCCATCAAAATCTACTTGGCGCAAACGGTAATAATTGGTTCCCAACATAGGAGCCGTATCCTCAAATAAGTAAGTTAATTTTTCCGTGCTATTTCCAGCACCACTAACTACACCAATTGTTGTAAACCCATTTTGTGGGTCTATACTACGTTCAATCTCAAAACGTTCGTTGTTAAGCTCCGTTTCTGTAACCCATTGCAATACATTCACAGCATGATCGTTCCAACCTTTAAAATTGGCAAACTCTACTGGTAAGTCTGTATCAGGAGATAGAGCGATTCCTCCTGCACCACCAGAGAAACTGGTGATACCTGTAATTTCTGAATAGTTGATTCCTCCAATGGTGCCTGTTGTTGCCGATAATTTGGTTGGTTGATCAAATAGAGGAGGAAGATAAGTTGTTCCTTCATTTTTAAACCAATAGAAACCATTTGGGTTAGGATATTTGTAGGTATAATTACAAGCTGTATTCGCTGCAATATGGTTGGCAGCAGCTGTCTCTAAATCTGTTTTTTCACTAGCAGGGAAGTAGTAACGAACATTGTAAGGAGGATTTAAGGTTCCCAAGAAGTTTACATTCCAACTGCGAGGCAATTCAAAAAATTCTTCACCAGGACTCAAGCCATTGATACAAAGACCCGCAGCTCCAACAGTAGTTTGATAATAGCTACCATTATTGGTAATTGTTACAACAGGAGCTACAGTTGCCCCTGTCAAATCGCCTTCTATTGAAAAAATAATGTTATCATTTAAATCATAAAAATGGTTCCATCCTGCATTGTCTGTACAATAACCTACAGAAGTAGTGCCACCAATGGGAGTGTAGACAAAGTCTTTTACCGTTACTAATTCGGTATCATCGTTGGTTGTATTGCAAGTGCCTTCTCTACGAGCATAGTAAGTTGTCGAACTATTAGGAGTAACGCTAATTGAATTTCCAACACCTAGCGCTGTTCCCGTTCCATTAGGACCAGTATACCAAACGATATTAGATCCAGTTCCTGCCGCACCTCCACTGGCTGTTAAGGCGATGGTAGAGTTAGGGCAAACTTTGCCCGAAACACTAGCAATGGTAGGAGCAGTAGAATTGGTATTTACAACAACGGTTGTTGGACTACCTAATCCCGTCGTTCGCACACATCCATTGTTATCAGTAATAGAGCTTAATGTATAGGTAGTTGTACTTCCTGGAGTAACAGGAATGTTGGTGCCAGCAGCAATATTGTTTAATGTATTACCATTATAAACAATATCCCAAGGTCCTGCCCCCGCAGTAGGGTTGAATGTAATTGTACTCGAATTGCCTTGACAAATTGGTGCACCACTTGACAAGTTTCCATTAGGCAATGGATTTACCGTAACTGTAACCGTATTGGTATAACTTACCAGTCCGCAACCATCCAAAAGTCGTCTTCTATAATAACGAGTTTGTGTTAACCCAGCAGGAGGGTCGTAGGCTAGTCCCGTTGCTCCCCCTATATTTGTCCATGTGCTATTGTTATTACTATATTGCCATTGATAATTAAGGGTAGTCGTATAAGCTTGCCCCGCAGTTGCAGAAGGGAAATTGCTAGGGTTTCCTCCAGAACAAATGCTTTGGTTTCCTGTGATGCTGCCTGGGTTATTATTGGTGGCGTCAATAAAACGGATTTCATCCACATAACCTCTATCTTCCCCTGAAGAAACAGAGCCATCTTTGTCATAACGCCATTCTACGGTATTATTTCCAAAATCTAAATTTATGGTTCTAGTTGCCCAACCGACAGTCCCTGAAATTCGGTCTCTACGTACCCCATTGACATAAATTTCTAAATAGTCATAATTGGCTTCTGAAGATACTCTCCATCTAAAAACGACTTGACTTTTGCAAGAAACAGTGGTCGAAAAGCTAGAAGTTTGGTTGTGTGTAATTGTTCCAGAAGTGGCACAATCGCCACCAACACTTGACCAAGCACCTCTAGAACCCCAGAAAGGTCTTGAGCCACTAGTTGTGAATGTTTCCGCTGTGTTTTCAACAGCATTAGGAATACTTGTTGTAGCATAGCGATAACGATAAAATGTATTCATATTGTAATCGCCTGTACCACAAGTCCTATTTGTGTTGGTCCATTGATATTCTAATGGGGTGGTAAAATTATAAGTACAAGTTTGGTTGGCTCGACAGTCATCATCATTGAAGAAACTTGTGTTAAAATCACAACGATCGCCGATGTCGTCTTCCCAAGAATCAATTCTTGTTCTAATTTGAGTAGCGGTGACATTGTATCGATTTCTAGTAGCCCATGAACCCGTGTGTGTCACAGCGCCGTTGTGATCTCTTGTAACACAACCAGAGTAAGTTTCGGCTGTATTTACGTTGTCACTAATCCATCCTTTCCAAGTGTGTTCTTCGTTGCCAGCCTCTCCGCCACAGTTGCTACCGTAGAATTGTGTAATTCGAGATTCATAATCAATGTTTTGAGCTAGCAGGAGAGAAGCACTAGCCATTAACATAACTATTGTAAATAGTGGTTTCATAAGTAAATTTGTGTAATAATTGTATAAGGGATATTAAAAAAATAAAATTAAGCAAGTTTAAAAATACGTTATTAATACCTAATAAACAATACTTTAACTTTAGTAAGGGAAATAAACTTGAAATTATATGATTTTTTGACACAAAAGAGTGAACATTATTAGGGAATTAATCCCTAGCAGGAGATAGAACAATAAAAAAAGCTCATCTCGAATGAGATAAGCTTTTTCATTTGATATTTATATCAAATTTCTAATACCATTACTCCGTTGCAAAATCGTATTAGTTTAGCTTCGCTGCTACTACGTGGTACTTTGTGAGCGCTACGCTTTTAGTTAGCTTTGCTGCTACTACGTGGTATTGCAGGAGTGCTTCGCAGTTGATTATTAGTAAGATGTGTTTTTGTTAGTTTTTATAATAAAGTGCTGGTAGTCAAACTGATGTAAGATGTTCTTTTTATGTTTTTACTTCGTGAGTCTGTGGGTTCGTAGAAAAACTAAAAAACTAAGCTTGCCGAGTAGGCTTGTGCTAGTAGCACAAAAGCCCAAGCTCATGACCAGAGGGAACTAGCCTTGCGCTCTCATGAGCGTGGCGAATAATAATCAATGGAATATTATAATATAAAATATTTTTTTTAATAAAGGGCTTGTGACGGACGAATTACTCTACGTGTTTTACAATTTTTTCTGTTGCAATTACCTTGCCTTGATTGTTTTGAATTTTGACAATATAAGTGCCAGAAGTATAATCGCTCAAGTCAATCGAAGTCGTGTTAATACCTAGTGTGATTTGATAATTTGTTTGATACAATGTTTTTCCTAGAATGTCCATAATTGTAATGGATAACATTTCTTCTTGGCTGGCATCTAATTGATAATTAACTATAGCTGATGTTGGGTTAGGGAAAAACATTTGTTTGCCTTTTGTACCTTCAACCTCAATAGCGATAATATTAGAATAGGTATAAGTACCATCAAAGTCTATTTGTCGTAATCGGTAATAATTAACCCCTAACATAGGATTTTGATCTTCAAATAAGTAGCTAAGAGGTTGGTTGCTTGTTCCTGCTCCATCAACCGTAGCAATTTTTACAAATCCTTCTTGTGGATTGATGCTGCGCTCAATTTCAAAACGGTCATTGTTTAGCTCTGTTTCTGTCATCCATTGTAAAACATTAGAAGTTTTCTCGTTCCAACCTTTAAAGGTTGTTAATTCAACAGGCAAACCTGGATCTGGCGTTAACGCAACAGCACCTGATCCTCCAGAGAAGCTTGTAATACCTGTTATTTGTGAATAATTAATGCCATTGACACTACCATTGTTGCCTGATAGTTTTGTCGGCTCATCAAATTGAGGGGCATTGTAAGTAGAACCAATATTTTTGAACCAATAAAAGCCATTGGGATAAGAATACTTGTAGGTATAATTACAATCTGAATTTATTGCCATATGATTGATTGCAGCATTCTCTACGTCTGTTTTTTCGTTGAGAGGAAAATAATAGCGTACCTCGTAAGGAGGATTTAATGTTCCTGAAAACTCAACATTCCAACTACGAGGCAATTCAAAAAATTCTTCTCCTGGTGTCCAACCATTGGCACAAGAACCAACAGCACCAACTGTCGTTTGATAGTAACTGCCATTGTTGTTAATGGCAATAGTAGGCGTTGACGTTGCTCCAGATAAGTCGCCACTGACAGAGAAAATAATGTCGTCATTCGCATCAAAGAAGTGATGCCAGCCATTATTATCCGTACAATAATCGACAGATTGTGTTAAGCCTACAGGAGTATAGATATAGTTTTTTACATCAACAACTTCTGAATCGTCATTTGTTGTGTTGCATGTTCCTTCACGACGAGCGTAGTAAGTAGTTGTACTAGTTGGAACAATATTAATAGTGTTACCCGTTCCGATATGACTGCCTGTCCCATTGGGACCTGTGTACCATTGGATGTTAGAGCCTGTACCTTCGGTTCCTCCATTCGCAGACAAGGTCATGGTTGTGTTGGGGCATTGTTTGCCAGAAACGGGGGTAATGGTTGGATCGGTTGAATTTGTATTAACAATAACTTTGGCATTGGAACCAAAACCAATTGTCCTAACGCAACCATTGTCATCCGTAATAGAACTTAGACTATAAGTAGTTGTACTGGCTGGAGCAACGTTAATATTTGTTCCAGAAGAAATATTATTTAAGCTAACTCCATTGTAAACAATATCCCAAGGTCCTGTACCAGCATAAGCATCAAAAACAACGTTAGCAGAACCTCCAGGGCAGATAGCAGGCGGGCTTAACAAATCGGCATTGGGCAGAGGATTGACAGTAACCGTTACCGTATTAGAGTAAGCTGTGTTTCCACATCCATCTTGCAAACGTCTTCTATAATAACGAGTTTGAATCAAGCCACTAGGTGGATCGTAACTCAATCCATTAGAGCTACCTATATTAATCCAATTAGAATTATCGTTGCTAAATTGCCACTGATAGATTGGGGTATTGGAATAGATTTCTCCTGGATTAGTAGAAGCCAAATTACTAGGGTCTCCTTCAGAACAAATAGTTTGATTACCAGAGATACTACCTGGATTAATGGTGTTGGCATTGACAAACGCTACTTGATCAATATAGCCTCTATCTTCGCCGACAGAAATAGCTCCATTTTTAGCATATCTCCATTCTATTGTATTATCTCCAAAATCTAAATTAATTGTTTTTGTTGTCCATCCTTGTATACCCGATATTCTATCTCTGCGAACACCATTGATGTAGACTTCTAACCAGTCAGCACCTAATTCAGAGGAAACTCTCCATTGAAACGTAATTTGACTTTTACAACTAACCGTTGTCATTAAACTAGATGTCTGATTGTCAGAGATAGTACCAGAAGTAGCACAGTCGTTACCTACATTAGACCAATTGCCTCGTGAGCCCCAAAAAGGACGATTTCCTCCTGTAGTGTATAATTCCGAATTTTCAACAGCATCAGAAAGAGCAACCGTAGCATAACGATAACGATAGAATGTATTCATGTTATAATCACTTGTTCCACAAGTCTGGTCGAAGTTGGTCCATTGATACTCAAGAGGATTAGTGAAATTATATACACAAGTTTGATTGGCTCGGCAATCATCACCATTTCCACTTACATCAAAATCACAACGAGCACCAGCATCGTCTTCCCAAGCGTCAATACGAGTTCGAATTTGTGTAGCAGTAACGTTATATTGGTTGCGAATAGCGTAACTGCCTGTACGGGCGCAATCACCATTTCTGTCACATTGAATACATCCAGAGCTAGTTTCGGCAGTATTAACATCATCCGAAATGTAGCCATGC
It includes:
- a CDS encoding T9SS type A sorting domain-containing protein is translated as MKPLFTLFILIITSSLLSAQNINYESRITSFFGSSSCGNDPGNASLEEHTWHGYISDDVNTAETSSGCIQCDRNGDCARTGSYAIRNQYNVTATQIRTRIDAWEDDAGARCDFDVSGNGDDCRANQTCVYNFTNPLEYQWTNFDQTCGTSDYNMNTFYRYRYATVALSDAVENSELYTTGGNRPFWGSRGNWSNVGNDCATSGTISDNQTSSLMTTVSCKSQITFQWRVSSELGADWLEVYINGVRRDRISGIQGWTTKTINLDFGDNTIEWRYAKNGAISVGEDRGYIDQVAFVNANTINPGSISGNQTICSEGDPSNLASTNPGEIYSNTPIYQWQFSNDNSNWINIGSSNGLSYDPPSGLIQTRYYRRRLQDGCGNTAYSNTVTVTVNPLPNADLLSPPAICPGGSANVVFDAYAGTGPWDIVYNGVSLNNISSGTNINVAPASTTTYSLSSITDDNGCVRTIGFGSNAKVIVNTNSTDPTITPVSGKQCPNTTMTLSANGGTEGTGSNIQWYTGPNGTGSHIGTGNTINIVPTSTTTYYARREGTCNTTNDDSEVVDVKNYIYTPVGLTQSVDYCTDNNGWHHFFDANDDIIFSVSGDLSGATSTPTIAINNNGSYYQTTVGAVGSCANGWTPGEEFFELPRSWNVEFSGTLNPPYEVRYYFPLNEKTDVENAAINHMAINSDCNYTYKYSYPNGFYWFKNIGSTYNAPQFDEPTKLSGNNGSVNGINYSQITGITSFSGGSGAVALTPDPGLPVELTTFKGWNEKTSNVLQWMTETELNNDRFEIERSINPQEGFVKIATVDGAGTSNQPLSYLFEDQNPMLGVNYYRLRQIDFDGTYTYSNIIAIEVEGTKGKQMFFPNPTSAIVNYQLDASQEEMLSITIMDILGKTLYQTNYQITLGINTTSIDLSDYTSGTYIVKIQNNQGKVIATEKIVKHVE